A section of the Armatimonadota bacterium genome encodes:
- a CDS encoding sigma-70 family RNA polymerase sigma factor: MRSGTQRPDPWIRVYLNRVSRSPRLTREEEERLGQRIQSGDKDALRVLVEAHLYLVVCLARRFARLGGSLPDLIQEGNLALVEAAARFDGRRGQRFSTYASWWVRHALQRALAEQNRVLHLPTYRRRELASLRKEQRSLAQRLGREPTPQEIARDLGWPLDRVLQDLSLLEAPVSLEALVPDDDFEKLVPALEVPDPDEALAPRLRREVLQRLLERLPERERAVLRLRYGLDGEPPRTMREVARRLGLTAEGVRQVELRALAKLRRPAWLARLRDLAG, encoded by the coding sequence ATGCGCTCGGGAACGCAGCGCCCGGATCCGTGGATCCGAGTGTACCTAAACCGGGTTTCGCGGAGCCCGCGCCTGACGCGGGAAGAGGAGGAGCGCCTCGGCCAGCGGATCCAAAGCGGGGACAAGGATGCCCTGCGGGTCCTCGTGGAAGCGCATCTCTACCTCGTGGTCTGCCTGGCCCGACGGTTCGCCCGCCTCGGGGGATCCCTGCCGGACCTGATTCAGGAGGGCAACTTGGCCTTGGTAGAGGCCGCGGCCCGGTTCGACGGGCGGAGGGGTCAACGCTTCAGCACCTACGCCTCGTGGTGGGTCCGCCACGCCCTCCAGCGAGCCCTGGCGGAGCAGAACCGGGTCCTCCACCTCCCCACCTACCGCCGGCGGGAGCTGGCCAGCCTCCGGAAGGAGCAGCGGTCTCTGGCACAGCGCCTGGGGCGGGAGCCCACACCCCAGGAGATCGCCCGCGACCTGGGATGGCCCTTGGACCGGGTCCTTCAGGACCTGTCCCTCCTGGAGGCCCCCGTGTCCCTGGAGGCCCTGGTCCCCGACGACGACTTTGAGAAGCTCGTCCCGGCCCTGGAAGTCCCCGACCCGGACGAGGCACTGGCCCCCCGCCTGCGGCGGGAGGTCCTCCAGCGGCTGCTGGAGCGACTCCCCGAGCGCGAGCGCGCGGTCCTTCGGCTGCGCTACGGGCTCGACGGCGAACCCCCCCGGACCATGCGGGAGGTGGCCCGGAGGCTCGGGCTCACCGCGGAAGGGGTCCGGCAGGTGGAGCTGAGAGCCCTGGCCAAACTGCGCCGACCCGCCTGGCTGGCGCGCCTGCGGGATCTCGCCGGCTAA